The region CCCTACCTGCCAGGGAATTGAGACCACCACCTCATTTTTCACAGACGTCATCCAACCCCCTTCAGCCAAAAATCAAACTTAAATTAGGGCATCGGAACATTTATTGATATCAGACCTTTTATTCAAAATATTTCTGGCAAATAAAATTAAGCAAGGCTATCAGATATAATCACCAGTACCTTGTTATACCTGGGTCTGAGCTGATTGCATGAGTCTCTCTGTTAGTTGGTCTCTGCACTGAAGGACAACAGTCTGCATTGTCTTACCTTTTTCAAAACCCATCTTTTTCTGGAGGCTTTTTGTAAGAATTAGGCATATTTCCCTGTGTCTTAGAATCCGTTTTCCTAGAGGGCACATATGTGGATTATCATAGCTTTCAATCCCTGCTGATTTAAGATCAActactgttttattgtattttatgactACTTTTTGGATTATGTTAAtccacacatccctgactgttaTTAAGTTAGCTTAGAATGTTCATTTTACACTTTGTAtttgtgcattttattttatgaatgttttattgtaatttgcctTGATGATAATTGGAGAGGCAAACAAAAAATTAGTAGAATCAGTCAGTCAATCAAGAGGCAGATACAATCTGATTGTCCTTCTGGAGGTCTGTGGAGTGCAGTGCTCGCTGGAAGCTGATTCTGCTGCACAGTATCACAGACATAATGATGAGTACAGTTGCGGTAAAGCACAGGATCCATTTCATCAAGCCTGAGTACATGAACTGAAGGACAATTATGACAAGAATTACCaggatcagcagcagcatcacaaGTCTTCGGGCAGTGACGCTAACATTGCCCTCATCATCGTCCAAGTGTGGGCGTCTACCAACAGTAGACTCATCGGGGCATGCCCCCCTCTGAGTGGAATGGTGAATCTCAGCATTAGGACTTGCATTGCCCATCAGATCTTCTCTGGTAGGGAGGCTGCAGATCAGTCCCCCAAAGACCACTGTGGATGTCCTGCAGAGGGGGCAGGTGATCAGCCAGGCACCATCTTCATTCCTGAGGAGGAGTTTCAGACAGACGGCGCAAAACGTATGCTTGCAGGCTAAGAGCTTGGGTGTCCTGTGGATATCATACCTGCTGAAGCAGACTGGGCAGTCCATCTCTGCAGACGATGGATTATAAGAGAGCAGGCAATCCGGCTCTATAGGTGAGGGTTTTGAAAAGTGCCTGTGGTCCATTGCTGTAACTGATGGCTGTGGAGACCTTGAGCGGTCTCTTTCTGCAGCTCCAGGCTTCCTTGAATCTGTTTCTACGGCTCTGATCGTAGGAGAGTCTGTGTGGTGGTTTCCTGCCGCCGACATATCAGGGCAGTCTAAGTAATTGGGTCCAGCAGGTGGTGATGAGTCTGGAGAGCCTTCATGGTCTGCATCCACTGATGGGCGTTTAGAACTGAGACTGTTTCTGTCTGCCACAGGTGGTCCAGGAAGATCTGCTGTTGTGGTGGCGAGTGATTCAGGAAAGGCTGTGCGATCCCTGTCTGAAGTGGATAATTCAGAAGAGGCTGGGCACTCCGTTTCTGCTACGGAAAGTGCACGGAAGTCGGAGCAGTCCTTGCGTGCCCTAGATAATTCGGAAGGGCCCGCTTCCTTCTCAAAGCGTAGCCCATCAACTGAGCCCTCCATGAAGGATCCTTTCAGCACACTGTTTGCACcctttttatttaacacattacGCCTGTCACATGTTTGAAGGCTTGAGTGCTAGTTATCTTTTGGCAGGTTTCCCTCAATTACTTGTTGTCACTACTAAGCACTTAGTCGTTAATCAGTTACCAACGGCAAAGATAAGATTTATGGCAGCAGGCAAGAAACTGGTGGATGTGATGACAGGCAGAGCTGGGGTTATTAAATCGGACAGTCTGGTAACACATCTGCTGGTCAGGCTTAGGATGAGGAGTTTTTATCCTTATCACTGACGAATGATGAACACATGAACAGGTCCACTGTGACCAATCTCAATTCCAGGTCACCATGAGATGCAAGTCGAGCTCCCACTTTCTAATTTCTGTTCTACAGCTACctggtcttttttttctctttgttgcAATGAATGTTCAGCATCCAGGACTAGATCAAAATTTCATGGCAACACTAGAAACTAGGACTGTTAGATAGTACTGAAAACCAAGAATTAACATGGGAAAATTAGTACTCCCTTTCCCCTCATAACCTTTTAGAAATCGGTGTTACTCCTTTGTGTATATGCCTCACCT is a window of Rhinatrema bivittatum chromosome 15, aRhiBiv1.1, whole genome shotgun sequence DNA encoding:
- the RNF186 gene encoding E3 ubiquitin-protein ligase RNF186, with the translated sequence MEGSVDGLRFEKEAGPSELSRARKDCSDFRALSVAETECPASSELSTSDRDRTAFPESLATTTADLPGPPVADRNSLSSKRPSVDADHEGSPDSSPPAGPNYLDCPDMSAAGNHHTDSPTIRAVETDSRKPGAAERDRSRSPQPSVTAMDHRHFSKPSPIEPDCLLSYNPSSAEMDCPVCFSRYDIHRTPKLLACKHTFCAVCLKLLLRNEDGAWLITCPLCRTSTVVFGGLICSLPTREDLMGNASPNAEIHHSTQRGACPDESTVGRRPHLDDDEGNVSVTARRLVMLLLILVILVIIVLQFMYSGLMKWILCFTATVLIIMSVILCSRISFQRALHSTDLQKDNQIVSAS